The following DNA comes from Gaiellales bacterium.
CCGGCGGGCAGCGCGTCCACCGTCGGGTCGTGGTCGCCGCCCGCGTACGCGACGGATGCGAACGGCCGCAACCTGATCGTGTTCGGCAGCTCGAGCCCCGAGGGCGCGGTCTACGCGCTGAACGCCGGCACCGGTGCGCTGGTCTGGCGCTTCGCGACGCAGCACTTCGGTCTTGACGAGGACGTGGGGGCGGGGCCGACGATCTCGGCGCCGGGCGTGAACGGGATCGCCGGCGGTGCGGTCTACGTGGCCGGCAAGGACAACATCATGTACGCGCTCGACCTGACCACCGGGGCGAAGCTGTGGGAGTACTCGACGCGCCTGCTCGACCCGGCCAACACGTGGATGCGCTCGACGGCCGCACTGGTCGGCCGCACCGTGTACGTCGGGTATGGGGCGGGGGTGCTGGCGCTCGACGCCGTCACCGGCGCGAAGGTCTGGACGACGCAGGACGGCGGGCTGACGACCGGCGAGGTGGTGTCCTCTCCGGCGCTGGCAGGCCCGCCGAGCGCGCGGGTGGTGATGGCGGGCGACATGAACGGCGTCGTCTACGCGTTCGCTCCGGCGACGGGGGCGCTGCTGTGGTCGTACGACACGCAGACGCTGATCTATGCGTCGCCGGTGTTCGCGGACGGCGCGGTCTACATCGCCAGCGCCAACGGCTACCTGTACTCGTTCCTCCCGGGCGGGCCGACCAGTGCGCGGCCTTCGACCCTGATCTCGTCGCCCGCGAACAACGCCGCGGTGGCCAACCCGGGCAGCCAGCAGATCACGGGGTCGGCGTCCGACGAGACGGCCGTCGCGCGGGTCGACGTCGCGGTGAAAATGAACAACCTCTGGTGGGACGCGTCGACGAAGACGTGGGGGCCCGCCTTCACGGCGAACCAGGCGACGCTCGCCGCGCCGGGGGCGCCGTCCACCACGTGGTCGTTCGCGTTCCCGGTGCCATCCGCGGGCGGGCCGGTGACGGTGCAGGCGGACGCCGTCGACGCGGACGGGCAGTACGACCCGACGCCGTCGCTAATCCGGTTCACGGAGAGCCCGCTCG
Coding sequences within:
- a CDS encoding PQQ-binding-like beta-propeller repeat protein, which encodes MRIPRHRLTPAVLAAAVLLAAAPAAGADTWPMFHHDGTHTGLSSETAISSANASTLGVNWQVNTGSQARTSPVVAHSAALGKDLVYEGSDNGIVSAYDAVTGARVWWHKVGATVNSTPAYAGGRIWFGSSDKFLYALNADTGAQVCRFSTGGVISTSPTVVGNVVYFGDNGLTGGDDGGRFWAVTTGCVKKWVFTGFGVPAGSASTVGSWSPPAYATDANGRNLIVFGSSSPEGAVYALNAGTGALVWRFATQHFGLDEDVGAGPTISAPGVNGIAGGAVYVAGKDNIMYALDLTTGAKLWEYSTRLLDPANTWMRSTAALVGRTVYVGYGAGVLALDAVTGAKVWTTQDGGLTTGEVVSSPALAGPPSARVVMAGDMNGVVYAFAPATGALLWSYDTQTLIYASPVFADGAVYIASANGYLYSFLPGGPTSARPSTLISSPANNAAVANPGSQQITGSASDETAVARVDVAVKMNNLWWDASTKTWGPAFTANQATLAAPGAPSTTWSFAFPVPSAGGPVTVQADAVDADGQYDPTPSLIRFTESPLGSPPDTAIGQPVANQVFAFPNGRQTFPIAISGTAVDTAGTHPGVLKVQVAVLNVEHGEYYCGPAGCPSQPGVFWQAQYTSFKATLGNSNATSTSWQTTFPTYDHPHKYRITAWATDLDHQIDTSKAVVQRICVRDPGDATPCV